In Brassica napus cultivar Da-Ae chromosome A3, Da-Ae, whole genome shotgun sequence, the sequence ctttaagattttttcatgaatatgttgtatttataaataattttcttaaaaactgctatttttggaaagttttcattttcttgagaaatattgtagattagggtttgtgatttagaaattaggataacaagaatatttttggatagatgagtattctttaagaatttttcatgaatatgttgtatttataaataattttcttaaaaactgctatttttggaaagttttcattttcttgagaaatattgtagattagggtttgtgatttagaaattaggataacagaatatttttggatagatgagtattctttaagaatttttcatgaatagttgtatttataaataattttcttaaaaactgctattttggaaagttttcattttcttgagaaatattgtagattagggtttgtgatttagaaattaggataacaagaatatttttggatagatgagtattctttaagattttttcatgaatatgttgtatttataaataattttcttaaaaactgctatttttggaaagttttcattttcttgagaaatattgtagattagggtttgtgatttagaaattaggataacaagaatatttttggatagatgagtattctttaagaatttttcatgaatatgttgtatttataaataattttcttaaaaactgctatttttggaaagttttcattttcttgagaaatattgtagattagggtttgtgatttagaaattaggataacagaatatttttggatagatgagtattctttaagaatttttcatgaataggttgtatttataaataattttcttaaaaactgctatttttggaaagttttcattttcttgagaaatattgtagattagggtttgtgatttagaaattaggataacaagaatatttttggatagatgagtattctttaagatttttcatgaatatgttgtatttataaataattttcttaaaaactgctatttttggaaagttttcattttcttgagaaatattgtagattagggtttgtgatttagaaattaggataacaagaatatttttggatagatgagtattctttaagattttttcatgaatatgttgtatttataaataattttcttaaaaactgctatttttggaaagttttcattttcttgagaaatattgtagattagggtttgtgatttagaaattaggataacaagaatatttttggatagatgagtattcttttagaatttttcatcaatagttgtatttttaaataattttcttaaaaactgctatttttggaaagttttcattttcttgagaaatattgtagattagggtttgtgatttagaaattaggataacaagaatatttttggatagatgagtattctttaagaatttttcatgaatatattgtatttataattaattttcttaaaaactgctatttttggaaagttttcattttcttgcgaaatattgtagattatggtttgtgatttagaaattaggataacaagaatatttttggatagatgagtattctttaagaatttttcatgaatatgttgtatttataaataattttcttaaaaactgctatttttggaaagttttcattttcttgagaaatattgtagattagggtttgtgatttagaaattatgataacagaatatttttggatagatgagtattctttaagaatttttcattaataggttgtatttataaataattttcttaaaaactgttatttttggaaagttttcattttcttgagaaatattgtagattagggtttgtgatttagaaattaggataacaagaatattttggatagatgagtattctttaagatttttcatgaatatgttgtatttataaataattttcttaaaaactgctatttttggaaagttttcattttcttgagaaatattgtagattagggtttgtgatttagaaattaggataacaagaatatttttggatagatgagtattctttaagaatttttcatcaataggttgtatttataaataattttcttaaaaactgctatttttggaaagtttttttttcttgagaaatattgtagattagggtttgtgatttagaaattaggataacaagaatatttttggatagatgagtattctttaagaatttttcatgaatatgttgtatttataaataattttcttaaaaactgctatttttggaaagttttcattttcttgagaaatattgtagattagggtttgtgatttagaaattaggataacaagaatatttttggatagatgagtattctttaagaatttttcatgaatatgttgtatttataaataattttcttaaaaactgctattttggaaagttttcattttcttgagaaatattgtagattagggtttgtgatttagaaattaggataacaagaatattttggatagatgagtattctttaagattttttcatgaatatgttgtatttataaataattttcttaaaaactgctatttttggaaagttttcattttcttgagaaatattgtagattagggtttgtgatttagaaattaggataacaagaatattttggatagatgagtattatttaagaatttttcatgaatatgttgtatttataaataattttcttaaaaactgctatttttggaaagttttcattttcttgagaaatattgtagattagggtttgtgatttagaaattatgataacagaatatttttggatagatgagtattctttaagaatttttcattaataggttgtatttataaataattttcttaaaaactgctatttttggaaagttttcattttcttgagaaatattgtagattagggtttgtgatttagaaattaggataacaagaatatttttggatagatgagtattctttaagatttttcatgaatatgttgtatttataaataattttcttaaaaactgctatttttggaaagttttcattttcttgagaaatattgtagattagggtttgtgatttagaaattaggataacaagaatattttggatagatgagtattctttaagaatttttcatgaatatgttgtatttataaataattttcttaaaaactgctatttttggaaagttttcattttcttgagaaatattgtagattagggtttgtgatttagaaattaggataacagaatattttggatagatgagtattctttaagaatttttcataataggttgtatttataaataattttcttaaaaactgttatttttggaaagttttcattttcttgagaaatattgtagattagggtttgtgatttagaaattaggataacgaaaatatttttggatagatgagtattctttatgattttttcatgaatatgttgtatttataaataattttcttaaaaactgctatttttggaaagttttcattttcttgagaaatattgtagattagggtttgtgatttagaaattaggataacaagaatatttttggatagatgagtattctttaagaatttttcatcaataggttgtatttataaataattttcttaaaaactgctatttttggaaagtttttttttcttgagaaatattgtagattagggtttgtgatttagaaattaggataacaagaatatttttggatagatgagtattctttaagaatttttcatgaatatgttgtatttataaataattttcttaaaaactgctatttttgaaagttttcattttcttgagaaatattgtagattagggtttgtgatttagaaattaggataacaagaatatttttggatagatgagtattttttaagaatttttcatgaatatgttgtatttataaataattttcttaaaaactgctatttttggaaagttttcattttcttgagaaatattgtagattagggtttgtgatttagaaattaggataacaagaatatttttggatagatgagtattctttaagattttttcatgaatatgttgtatttataaataattttcttaaaactgctatttttggaaagttttcattttcttgagaaatattgtagattagggtttgtgatttagaaattaggataacaagaatatttttggatagatgagtattctttaagaatttttcatgaatatgttgtatttataaataattttcttaaaaactgctatttttggaaagttttcattttcttgagaaatattgaagattagggtttgtgatttagagattatgataacaaaatatttttggatagatgagtattctttaagaatttttcattaataggttgtatttataaataattttcttaaaaactgttatttttggaaagttttcattttcttgagaaatattgtagattagggtttgtgatttagaaattaggataacaagaatatttttggatagatgagtattctttaagattttttcatgaatatgttgtatttataaataattttcttaaaaactgctatttttggaaagttttcattttcttgagaaatattgtagattaggtttgtgatttagaaattaggataacaagaatatttttggatagatgagtattctttaagaatttttcatgaatatgttgtatttataaataattttcttaaaaactgctatttttggaaagttttcattttcttgagaaatattgtagattagggtttgtgatttagaaattaggataacagaatatttttggatagatgagtattctttaagaatttttcattaataggttgtatttataaataattttcttaaaaactgctatttttggaaagttttcattttcttgagaaatattgtagattagggtttgtgatttagaaattaggataacaagaatatttttggatagatgagtattctttaagattttttcatgaatatgttgtatttataaataattttcttaaaaactgctatttttggaaagttttattttcttgagaaatattgtagattagggtttgtgatttagaaattaggataacaagaatatttttggatagatgagtattctttaagaatttttcatgaatatgttgtatttataaataattttcttaaaaactgctatttttggaaagttttcattttcttgagaaatattgtagattagggtttgtgatttagaaattaggataacaagaatatttttggatagatgagtattctttaagatttttcatgaatatgttgtatttataaataattttcttaaaaactgctatttttggaaagttttcattttcttgagaaatattgtagattagggtttgtgatttagaaattaggataacaagaatatttttggatagatgagtattctttaagatttttcatgaatatgttgtatttataaataattttcttaaaaactgctattttaggaaagttttcattttcttgagaaatactgtagattagggtttgtgatttagaaattaggataacaagaatattttgggatagatgagtattctttaagaatttttcatgaatatgttgtatttataaataattttcttaaaaactgctatttttggaaagttttcattttcttgagaaatattgtagatttgggtttgtgatttagaaattaggataacaaaatatttttggatagatgagtattctttaagatttttcatgaatatgttgtatttataaataattttcttaaaaactgctatttttgaaagttttcattttcttgagaaatattgtagattagggtttgtgatttagaaattaggataacaagaatattttggatagatgagtattctctaagaatttttcatcaataggttgtatttataaataatttttttaaaaactgctatttttggaatgttttcattttcttgagaaatattgtagattagggtttgtgatttagaaattaggataacaagaatattttggatagatgagtattctttaagaatttttcatgaatatgtgtgtatttataaataattttcttaaaaactgctattttggaaagttttcattttcttgagaaatattgtagattagggtttgtgatttagaaattaggataacaagaatatttttggatagatgagtattttttaagaatttttcatgaatatgttgtatttataaataattttcttaaaaactgctatttttggaaagttttcattttcttgagaaatattgtagattagggtttgtgatttagaaattaggataacaagaatatttttggatagatgagtattctttaagaatttttcatgaatatgttgtatttataaataattttcttaaaaactgctatttttggaaagttttcattttcttgagaaatattgtagattagggtttgtgatttagaaattaggataacagaatatttttggatagatgagtattctttaagaatttttcattaataggttgtatttataaataattttcttaaaaactgttatttttggaaagttttcattttcttgagaaatattgtagattagggtttgtgatttagaaattaggataacaagaatatttttggatagatgagtattctttaagattttttcatgaatatgttgtatttataaataattttcttaaaaactgctatttttggaaagttttcattttcttgagaaatattgtagattagggtttgtgatttagaaattaggataacaagaatatttttggatagatgagtattctttaagaatttttcatgaatatgttgtatttataaataattttcttaaaaactgctatttttggaaagttttcattttcttgagaaatattgtagattagggtttgtgatttagaaattaggataacaagaatatttttggatagatgagtattctttaagaatttttcatgaatatgttgtatttataaataattttcttaaaaactgctatttttggaaagttttcattttcttgagaaatattgtagattagggtttgtgatttagaaattaggataacagaatatttttggatagatgagtattctttaagaatttttcattaataggttgtatttataaataattttcttaaaaactgctatttttggaaagttttcattttcttgagaaatattgtagattagggtttgtgatttagaaattaggataacaagaatatttttggatagatgagtattctttaagattttttcatgaatatgttgtatttataaataattttcttaaaaactgctatttttggaaagtttttattttcttgagaaatattgtagattagggtttgtgatttagaaattaggataacaagaatatttttggatagatgagtattctttaagattttttcatgaatatgttgtatttttaaataattttcttaaaaactgctatttttggaaagttttcattttcttgagaaatattgtagattagggtttgtgatttagaaattaggataacaagaatattttggatagatgagtattctttaagaatttttcatgaatatgttgtatttataaataattttcttaaaaactgctatttttggaaagttttcattttcttgagaaatattgtagattagggtttgtgatttagaaattaggataacaagaatattttggatagatgagtattctttaagaatttttcataataggttgtatttataaataattttcttaaaaactgctatttttggaaagttttcattttcttgagaaatattgtagattagggtttgtgatttagaaattaggataacaagaatatttttggatagatgagtattctttaagattttttcatgaatatgttgtatttataaataattttcttaaaaactgctatttttggaaagttttattttcttgagaaatattgtagattagggtttgtgatttagaaattaggataacaagaatatttttggatagatgagtattctttaagattttttcatgaatatgttgtatttataaataattttcttaaaaactgctatttttggaaagttttcattttcttgagaaatattgtagattagggtttgtgatttagaaattaggataacaagaatatttttggatagatgagtattctttaagaatttttcatgaatatgttgtatttataaataattttcttaaaaactgctatttttggaaagttttcattttcttgagaaatattgtagattagggtttgtgatttagaaattatgataacagaaatatttttggatagatgagtattctttaagaatttttcattaataggttgtatttataaataattttcttaaaaactgttatttttggaaagttttcattttcttgagaaatattgtagattagggtttgtgatttagaaattaggataacaagaatatttttggatagatgagtattctttaagatttttcatgaatatgttgtatttataaataattttcttaaaaactgctatttttggaaagtttttattttcttgagaaatattgtagattagggtttgtgatttagaaaataggataacaagaatattttggatagatgagtattctttaagattttttcatgaatatgttgtatttataaataattttcttaaaaactgctatttttggaaagttttcattttcttgagaaatattgtagattagggtttgtgatttagaaattaggataacaagaatatttttggatagatgagtattctttaagaatttttcatgaatatgttgtatttataaataattttcttaaaaactgctatttttggaaagttttcattttcttgagaaatattgtagattagggtttgtgatttagaaattaggataacaagaatatttttggatagatgagtattctttaagaatttttcatgaatatgttgtatttataaataattttcttaaaaactgctatttttggaaagttttcattttcttgagaaatattgtagattagggtttgtgatttagaaattatgataacaggaatatttttggatagatgagtattctttaagattttttcatgaatatgttgtatttataaataattttcttaaaaactgctatttttggaaagttttcattttcttgagaaatattgtagattagggtttgtgatttagaaattaggataacaagaatatttttgggtagatgagtattatttaagattttttcattaatatattgtatttataattaattttcttaaaaactgctatttttggaaagtttttattttcttgagaaatattgtagattagggtttgtgatttagaaattaggataacaagaatatttttggatagatgagtattctttaagaatttttcatgaatatgttgtatttataaataattttcttaaaaactgctatttatggaaagttttcattttcttgagaaatattgaagattagggtttgtgatttagagattatgataacaagaatatttttggatagatgagtattctttaagaatttttcattaataggttgtatttataaatattttttaaaaaaactgctatttttagaaagttttcattttgttgagaaatattgtagattagggtttgtgatttataaattaggataacaaaatatttttggatacatgagtattctttaagaattttgaatatgttgtatttttaaataattttcttaaaaactgctatttttggaaagttttcattttcttgagaaatattgtagattagggtttgtgatttagaaattaggataaaaagaatatttttggatagatgagtattttataagaatttttcatgaatatattgtatttttaaataattttcttaaaaatttctatttttggaaaattctcacttttttttaataaaacattgtatatttaggattgtgatttagaaattaggataataaaaatatttgttgatagatgagtattcttttagaatttttgatcaatatattgtattttttaaataaacttttactatttttggaaagtttttatttttagagaaaataacGTAAACTTGAGATTTTTATTTAGAAACTAGAATTACAAGAATTTTTTGATAGATgagttaaaatatactatatatctatgtccatgtcgctaaaatttagttaaataaaatgtttttttttatttaccaaaaaaatatcataaataaacaagagatattgttttgatttacgtgtttactctaatttaattatatacataacaaataaatacacaaaaataaatctatatatatataaaaattatttttatcccTCCCaattagggctgttcaatatggtaaaaccgaaccgaaccgaaccgaaatagacaatatggtttggttttggtatataccatataaaccgaatggatataattttataaaaaccgtaggatttggatatggcttggtatataaccgattaaaccgaataaaccgaacaaaaccgattaaaagtagaaacatgtaaatatgtatctattttaaaacaatacatgaaaatctatttgttaaatttgtgttaataactattaccataattttatagtaataaaaaaccttaatttgtaaaacacttgaactataactaaataacaatacatcgcaattcatacatcttattttctaagtcttttttgatctttttgatttattttagtcttcacttaattaatatgaagattataaatttgatggacaataattaatggaaaattttcaattgaaaaagcatgactttaatgaacactaaatatggaagagtggaaaaacttttcttttatgtttctgttttgtttcatatttttattttcaaaatttcaagctttgattttagttatagaattgattattttatttgatggtagaaatatttttacttttttgttcatctatttgaacatttaatatatttttaataaatgactgtgttgacaatatgactctaaaattcatataatatgatctcaaacaaaataattatgttttttggtataaaaccgaataaaccgaaaaccgacggtatataaaccgaaccgaaccgaagtaaatatggatttagaatggtagttatattttactaaccgaaataccgaaaaccgaaaaaaaccgaaccgatatccggattgaacatcCCTACTCCCAATAGCGCAGACGTTAGCCTAGTTGTTTTGTATTTGTGGCCACTTTTAGGATACAGATCAGCTTCTTTAGGgcgttattattattattcataattGATTACCCTTTTCATGTAtaataagaaatatttaattCGATACTACAGAACAAAGATGACTGtaagatcagattacaaaacaaaGATTGATTGtaagatcagattacaaaacaagcCATTCTGAATCTTTTGTCTCTTTGGATCTTTAAACCATAAACCTGCGAACTACGCTTCCTTATTACACATTACATTTTACAAGGTAACTTGACCAacaagcaacaacaacaacacatcaACTTTTGCTACAAATCTGCAACtgtcaagaaaaaaaaggaaacacattAACAGTAAAATCAAGTgacaaaaagagaaaaacaaaaaatttcttcTCCAGGATATTTTTTTACCTGCTGATTTTACTTCTTCGAGCAAAGTGCAGATAGGACTTTTCTACCGTAAGGATTGGTACGTAGAGATGGTACATGAAGCTTAATAGCATCAACCAAAAGACCATAAGCAGTAGTCCCCTGCAACAATCCCATCTTTAGAGACTGAACTTGAAACAAAATCTGCATTCCCTAGGGACTGAATGTAAAATCAGTCAACAGTTTTGTGATTTGTGTGTTTTACCTTGGACCTTTTTAGAGCTGCTTGAATGACATAGTTTCCATAAGGATCCAACATAACTTGGTCAAGAAGACCATAGTTTACGAGTTCTCTGATGATACGAGTTAGGTGTTTGTCATCAGCTAGTCTCAGACACTTCTCAACTACATTGCTGCTACATTTCTGCATGGATAGCTCGGTGTAGTTCCCTTCTAGCTGCTCTAGGATCCCGTTGATAGCCCATTGAAGTTGTAGCTCAAGAACATACTGAACAACGTAGTTcctgcaattaaaaaaaaaacaagtttgcTCTTTTTCTCAAGCATTGGAttcaaaagagagaaaagatcTATAAAACATGTAATAATACCCAAAAGGGTGTTGAGAGAGGAGTAGAGCATTGGAGGCAATCTCAGTGACTAAGTGGTACTTTTGTTCTCCCTTGGAATAGCCAATACATTTTTGAAGAACACAACATCCATGTTGATCAGTTGCAAGATCAACACAGTGAGCAATCACTACTTCAAAAAGAAACTgaagaaataaaagaagaagCTTAAATCACATTCTCTTAACagttcaaattttattttaaaaaaaacagtgaAGAAAAGTTGTGTTACCTTCTCGCAGTGAGGTAACAGATACTGCAAGCATCGTTGAACAACGTGATTACCGTTTACACTCTTTATCAAACTCACAACGCCATGCTTCAAAGCAGACATGATCATTGAAACCTCCTCTTGTCTCTTAACCGTTTCAACCATCTTTTGAACAACTCTAGTCCTGTTATAAAGACCACGTCaggtaaagaaaaataaaaacacattacATATTCAAATCtactgtttttttattttacccaTGCATGTCACAAGAGATTTTGATAAGCACTCCTTGTTTTCTAGTAATGGAATGAACAATCTGCATCCTCTGATCTTGGCTGCATACTTCAAGCAGCTTCTGAACTAGATAGTTGCCAAAAGGGTCTACCATAAGCTCACTTATATAGACAATGATCTCGTTGAAGATCATTTCGATATCTTTACCATCTCCCTCAGCAAATTTTCTCTGAAGGAAGCGACAACCGTACTGATCTTTGGCCATGTGATATATCTTCGCTTTTGTCTCTGCAGGAGAGTTATACTTTGGAGGTTGTTGCAATGTCAAGTTGTTGAGGCTCACTGCAAGATCTTCGTTGA encodes:
- the LOC106405024 gene encoding pumilio homolog 12 — encoded protein: MGHRRRNEPEFDEFEKLLGEIPKVTSGNDFSPFPMCFSSRRSSPSIIQDLPGGLSAFAEGNLNFGTPNQTLEYPHDTFTPSYNSPSSSPFVYDKFDSRKLDPQMFRKLQHVGYFQNAQPQPHNHALDHQSHINWRSNEEGRMNLQEEHYMSLNPHCLYLYNNNPLMETPPRRDHFDYHRAQDGDESLRSLDGVVRKRMYYPEKILMRSNTAKVINYGAGDDDTQSGRRLWFNEDLAVSLNNLTLQQPPKYNSPAETKAKIYHMAKDQYGCRFLQRKFAEGDGKDIEMIFNEIIVYISELMVDPFGNYLVQKLLEVCSQDQRMQIVHSITRKQGVLIKISCDMHGTRVVQKMVETVKRQEEVSMIMSALKHGVVSLIKSVNGNHVVQRCLQYLLPHCEKFLFEVVIAHCVDLATDQHGCCVLQKCIGYSKGEQKYHLVTEIASNALLLSQHPFGNYVVQYVLELQLQWAINGILEQLEGNYTELSMQKCSSNVVEKCLRLADDKHLTRIIRELVNYGLLDQVMLDPYGNYVIQAALKRSKGTTAYGLLVDAIKLHVPSLRTNPYGRKVLSALCSKK